Sequence from the Phalacrocorax carbo chromosome 8, bPhaCar2.1, whole genome shotgun sequence genome:
TGCCTTGCTAAGCTAGGGATCCATCTCCTCTTCAAAACTAGCAGCTGAACTACAGGGAATTCAAGATGTTTACGGTCTTCTGTAttgacaacaacaaaaagaggaaGGGAATCATGAATAGCCCCCAGCAGGATCACTGAGCTCTTAACAGCCTGAACAAGAACCCTTTACCCAGCTGGGAATAACACAGTCTTGCTTCTCTGTCTCCCTGGGCTCAGCTTACAACCACCAGATATCAAACTTGTAGAAAGTGCTGCAGTAAAGCAATTGcctgttctgttttctccattgCATGTCACCACTGCTCTGCCAAGGTGAGCACCAGAAACTGGTgtctgaggaggaggaaggactgTTGCTGCTTGGACTTCAACCTCATGCCTCACAGCTCTCCCCAAGACTAAGCCTGATGTTAGCTTTATTTTCCCCTGTGTACCGCAACAGGTGATTCTTCTTCGGATTTTAGAGACCTCTTCCTGTCCTTCATGTTACACACACTGCTTTAGCAAGTACcctcctccccagtgctgccatTTTGCCACCCAAAGTAAGGCTGGTTTGAAATGGGGCAGCCTGCTCACTCCAGTGCGGAGCCACTCACGCTGGCAGCTTCCCCCACTCCGGTGCCTTCTGCTCTGCATCCCCGCCTGCGTGCTCCAGGCTCAGGGTACTGGTGAGAACAGCCCAAGAACAGGAAATGCTGTTTGCTTTGTTAATGAAACCACCTAATTAGGTCCATATGGAGAGAAAGCAAGAGTagcagtttttttttctcttgctaaaTATTGACTGTGTACCCTTTGGGCACAGCAATcccatatatttattttatcccTCTCGCCTTACACACAGGGCATCAGACCACTGGCCTCCTCCAAACTCGCTGCCATTAGAGAGCTTCCCTAACAAAGCAGCATGGCTACACGTAAGGGACTAATTAGAATAGAAAATTCCAGTCTCCAAGTGCCTCCCCTGACCTCCCATGAAGTGAAGTTTTGGCACGCCTGCAAGGCAGAATCCCATCCCTCAGCCCTTTGCAACTGCTCTGAGTCCAGAGAAAATAAACTACACAGCTGAAATCCCAACTTTCTGTGGTTATTCAGAGAAAGAACACAGCGAAACACTCTTTGCAGAGCTCAGTGCATTTTCCATAAGTTACCTTAATACTTTTAGCCCAGATTTGGAGGGTTCAGCCACTCCCAGCTTTCAGGCAGATGCTCCCTACAGCATCCAGAGTGACTGAAGTTTCTGCACTAGGCAGGGCTGTTATCCCAGCATAAACAGAAGCATAATTGGGACCACAGTTAAAGATCGCTCGCCTTAGTGCCACATTTGGGGCTGAGCACCAGGTATTAACACAGCACCAGTCCACGGGAGGACAGGCCGAGCATAATGGGCACATTAGCCAAACTGGGACACAGCTTTAGCCAGCAGGAAGCAAAGTAGTGTTTGATAAGTGACGAGGAGCAAGGGTGCAACGTCCATCATAGGGCAGAAACCCCATGCTTGTGGTAGCGCATTATGAAAGTTCATATAGTGAGAGAGTTCAATGAAATACGAGTATTGGCACAATGCAAAGATCATGTTCTATGTTAATTAGGAACGGAAACAAGGTAGTCTATATAACATAGGTCAATAAACCATACATATTCTTCTCCCCTAACCTTGTATGTTTTGGGTGTGGAGCAGCGCCTGATTTCACTGCTTGCAGGAGCGACTGAGAAAATTTCAGCTCTTGCGCACTTTTGACACAATCTACATCCTCTTGGGGTTTTGCTTAGGTCAACAGTCAATCCGGAGCTCCCCAGCCCATTTCATACACCGAAATGTGCTACAGCTGCACACTAAGGACAGCTTGGTGTGGTGTGGGTACATACACATGCGAGAGGGACACCCGCTGACTACTTGACAAGTGATCACACTTTGGTCAACTAGAAGATGGCTAAAGAAATATCACTCACAGTCTTAAAATCCTGGTGTTTGAGGACATCAGCTCTGAGAACAACTCCATCCGTGCCGGGGAAGGTGGAAGCAGGGCTGGCTGATAGGTCAGAACAAACGGCTACAAACAAGCCTTTGCACCTGTTATTCTACATatatattcacacacacacaaaaggaaaTACGTATAAGAGAGAGTATATATACTCATACATATAAAAGGAATatatatgggaaaaaaatttaaaagttccAGAAAAATCATGTGCTTGTTTGTTTATAACTCACATCATAAATTCTACCATGAAATGAtcctaagattaaaaaaaaaaaagttagctgTGATAACATTAGACCAAACTGGcctacaaaaaaaatttattcctaCTCCTCTGATACATTAGGTAGTTAATCAAGACTATAAAAAAGGTGACCTGAATTAAGACAACACATCAGTTGATGTAATTACAGGACAATTACACAGATCCAATATTTTGCACTGTTCACCAAGGAGCCAGCAGCACACCTTCAGGCAGCGGGAGCCAGGAACAGAGGAGGTTCACACTGGATGTCTGACCGTATCTCCAGGCCCTGCACTCTCCACAGACTGCACACCTTGTTTGCAAGATAAAACATTGTCACACACCAAAATTATTACCAAAATGTGTTTCCAGGGTATCAGACAGGTAATTAAAAAGTTGTAGAGCTCCAGCTCAGAATTAAAAGCCctactgaaaatttttttaaagaaaaacaacactgaGTTTATTTCTTAAGGCATGGCATTTccaggattatttttattttttaaatgcatgggggaaaaaagttctcTCTCTCCCATAATTTAACAGTCTAAAGAAAACCTACTTGTGCTTTGCAATTGATTAAGAGTATGTGCACACACTACTGCGATATGTCAACCAAGAAACAGAGGtacaacataaaaatacataatgcattttaaaagttaccTGATGTTCACAGCATCTTTATATTGGCCTAGAATTCTTCATTGACTGAAGGAGccaaggaggggggaaaaagttaaaaagcatgttttacACAACTggtatattttataaaatcctTTAGAATCGAAGTTATAGGGTGAAAAAAGGTCACATCACTGGAATCTCCTCATCTTTCAATGCATGTTGGAGCTGTCTATTTGTGTCAGTACCAAATCTAGCACCTAGTATCCTACGTAATATGGATGTTTGTTCCATGGCACACACAAAACTGGATACAAAAAGTTTTACcataaaaatgaagatatttattCAAGAAGTACAAATTTGATGGTACCAGCCATCTTTGAAAGCCATTACCATGAGGCAGAGAGGACACAAACCAAAGTCTCTTGCTCAGAGCATATGAAAGCAAGTGTCTTACAAATTGCCAGCTAATGCAGTCATTTCAATCATTGCTCAAAAGCCACTTCCACTTTTTAAACATTCCCTGGACTTGAGAGGCACAAATAGGGTTTTTAATACAAGACCAGTTAGTTATTTTAATAAAGCCATCcgctaaaatttattttgttttacatttccttAAATTGTCTCCAGCCTTTGACTGGATTCaaatttcctaaagaaaaaaggtaCTTGGGAATGAGCAGGTGCAGAATTTTTGGAGTTCAAGATGAACTAGAAGTTTTAAGGCAGGAGTCAGGATTTTAAGTTCTCTACTTGCCCCATGGCTCTGATCAAATGATCTTAATCTgtaaaatatacaaatacagAGTTCTACCAGATAAATACCTAACAAGTGGTCCTGCTTGGAGGGCAGGACATACTTCTTCATGGAGAGTCCAGTggacatgttttttaaaagtctcaAAGTCTACAGTAAGAAGCCTGCTGGTTAGAACATCTCATCTTCCAACTACTTGACTTTTGTAGGCTCAGTGGCATGTATCTCCCTTGGAAGCAGAGCTATAGCTCCATCTCCTATGAACAAGAGCAACACATGTGGCTATGGAGTATCTAAGCAGATGAAATATGGAAGAGGAGAGCCATTTGCAGAACAGAGAAATCAAAAACACTTTATGAAAAGGAAAGTCTTAAAGCAAGCGACTTGCATGTACAGTCATTAACCAACGGAAGCGTTTGTAGCTGCAGATATAATAGCAGGACATTCATCATCtttgtgagaaaacagaagcacagTTGCTGGAAAGTTTAACTCAAAGGCTTCCTAGATCAGTGAACTTGCAAGGCAGACCACCAACACCTAGTGGGTGTGACGCAgactttctctctttttccaagAAAGTTGCAGAGCATATGAAGCTCATCCCCCCCACCCAaagcaagtttttaaaaacacttttctcAAATATGTCTATATCCTACTCCAGGAGAATGCAAGCTGTCCAAGAGCTGCCAGCCATCATCCAGGACAGAGACATAGTTAGGGGGAAAGTGGTgaagggcaaagaaaaaaaaagcccctttttCTAACAGAAACTACCTTCATTTCAACATAGCAGGATCTGAGCAGCGCAGTGAAAAAgccaacaatatttttttttttaaatgtaaacattCTCTGCATAAGGTGCAGGGTCTTGGATGTATTTACAGTGACATAGAAAAGAGTTTGTAAAATATAGATCAAGAGTCAGAAATGTAGCTACCACTTAGGCTTCTGAAGAAGATAGAAATGGAGAAACGTACAGCATTCAATTTGTCAACACTTACACAGCTAATATGCTTTCAAAACTCCATGGCTAAAAGCGTCCCACCATTGTTACAAACTAAGATTAtgttttttaatagtttttcaaaatttttacattatttactAACAATGGATATATATGCAGAAGCATGTCATACTACAGCAATATTTTATCAGTCGGCCATCTGCTTTACCAAAGGTTATGCACATTGCCATGTGTTGCCTTGTTGCTTCAGTGAACccctctttcctctcctccccaaagcGACTTCAGAActttctgtgaaatgcaaagAGGCGCTGgagttttgtttggttgctCCTggggtgaggtttttttgttgttacgACTACTTGTAGCATTCGggatctattaaaaaaaccagcttATTACACTGCTGACTCACATCATTTAGTTTACAAAATATTACACAGATTCAGAGAGGTAAAGGCTTTTAGGAAACTAAAAAAAGTTCTTGCAGTGCAGCTATTCCATGCTGTGTTTTCCACAGAGGACACCAATAAACCGAGATGAGCAAAGAGCCAAGGTAGTCAATGAAACTTTTGGGAGCTGGATGCTCAGAAGGAGCAGCTGTCACTTGGTTGTGGAAGACGACCCTGAGCATCCTTCTGTAGCGCACCGAGCAATGTACCTACAGCATCTGCGGCTCTTCTGGAGCTCCCATGCCCCAGCAGATTACATGTGTTTATACCTCTCTGCCCTTCAAGCTGTTCAAGAGTGTGGACTTCCACTAGGTTATTACTTCTGGGTCAGGCAGAAGCAACAATAAAGAGTATAAAATTTTGAATCATGTCAAACAGATCTGTCACTAACACGATAAAAAATGTCATCTACTGGCATCGGTTCATAGACAGAGCTAATCAGGAATGACACAAAGGGCTGATAAAtctaatgaataaaaaatatccTATTAGTCTTCATTTGTCTGCACTTGGTATTGCAGTTTATGGCTGCATGCATTACAAAACCCATTGCATGACTTTGATTCTAACCAAGACACTGCGCAGTGCTGGGCAGCACACCCACCAGCGTGCCAAAACCCAGCCCAGGCCGTGTTGCCAGTGGCACACAGCTCAATGCGCGTCCACACTGCAAAATGAAGATGCATGCATCAGTGTGCTGCTTCTATCCGCCCTCCCCATGAGGAGTCACTGAATGTTGTCCACGAAGACCTGCACCGGTCCTGCCTCCTTACCGGTGCTGCCAGCCAGTGAAACAGCTGTTTTGTACTTCATTAGTCTTACTTCAACCATACCTACTCTGCCCTGCAATTAGACaagccttccctccctccctccctcccccaggcacaCGGGGAGCCGTGCTCTGCCTCGGGAACCTGCGTGAGTCCCACAGGAGCCGCAGCCTTGTTTCCTGCACTGGCCTTTGCACCGAAGACCATCTCATAGGACAAAGATAGgtatttcagagacagaaatgaCTGTTCTCTCAATGTATACTGCAACCTCTAATTATATACACGGGATATGTTAGTCAACATGCGGTATGCCTGTATGCATATGCCTTCattactgatatttttaaaatatatatatgtattttaaaatgtagaattCTTTCTTAATACAAATCTTGTAAAATTTGTTTCCAGCAGGATATGTGCTTAGCACATCCATCATTTTATACAGAAGAGGTTGAAAAGTCTTCACTTTCacctttaaaagcattttaccATTGAATTTTTTCAGTCTTAGATATGTActtaagggggggggggggggaggggaggctgctAGAGGAGAGTATTTTCGTGAACCAATTCTCTGTTCTGTTTGAAGCCCACCCACAACTTGGCCTGCAGATCATCACCTTGCTCCCCAACATAAAAGCAATTAACATAAGACGTGGTCATCTATTATGGCATAGTAAAACCGAACCTTTTCCAACTAAGAGGGGGAAGAGGTAAAGAGGAAACTCTCCCAGTCCCTACATGCTGTAATCTCAAGAACAGTACATGGTGGCAATTGCCTGAAcgaaaacagaaagaaaaaaacaccaacaaaatgtatcctaaaaaaaccccaaaagtagTGTTGTAGTGTTTTAGTATTCACAGTTACAGAACTGTCACCCCGGTTTGCTCCTTAATCTATCACAATTTCCCCCCTTCCAGAAGGGACTGCAGGATAAGCGACATTGTAAAGACCATTTTTACTGACAATTAGTGTCTTCCTGGCATGAAACCATCATTTGCCCAGTGAAAATCCAAGAGATTTGAATTGTTTATATATCAAatattgtttttcccttctggaATGCAAAAGATCTGGCTGCAAAAACCCAGTATCGTAAATCatatttgtcttaaaaaaacTCCACAATAGAAAACTTTTGTTATAGATTAGTATTTATCAGCTTTGACttcacctttaaaaagaaaaaaagaaaaaagaaagccaagtcACTTTGGTGTTTATGAGAACAGGGAACTAATTTGCCTTTACACAGCTCTGCCACTGCATTTCAGTCACCCTGTACCAAACGGGGGGTAAAGAAGCTGTCATAAAACCATTGGCTTAATACAACCAAGGGACCAAAAAGAAAGCTATATTTATTTGGGGTAGGATGGGAAATGCATATAAAATGTGGATCTGTTTTCCAACCATCAATGTAAATTCTGCACCTGCTTCACCTGGTGGGGAAATTTCATGGTGCTGTACAAGGGACCTGTGCCTGTTCTGGCTCTATGCTGAGGCTCATAGAACAAGAACTCCCTTTGAGTCCAAGAAACTGAATTCTATGAAATTAATGAAGGAGCAAAAGTAACATGTTTAAAATTGTCAATGCAACCCACCAGTTTCACTAGCAGACGGGAAAGAGCGGGACAACTGTAGCTTTAGACCATTGATTCAGAGAGGGAAGACAAACCAATAAAAATATGCTATTCATACCTGATAGCACATTCAACCTTGGAAGAAGCCATTTCAATGATGACTAAAAACCAAGCAAACTAGAAATCATATTTAAAAGGAACAGGGCATTTGATCTCAGTCATTAACAGACAGGGGTGCAGAGCAGGCAAAGGAACACAGAGAGCATTGCTAACTGAGGGAACAAGCAGATTTCCCCTCTCCGAAAATATGCTCTGATTTAGATTTTTGAGACTATAAAAGGATTTGTCGTTTGTCAAAAGGGCTCCTCTTACATTCTGAAGGGAAAGcaccaccaccacagtctgGGCTGCAGGTGCATGTCAGTGAGGATACATCCAGTTGGCCTGGATGGAGGGTCACGAGAGCTAGACGACTAGCTGCTGCTTCAAGTGACACTCAcatgaaaagctgaaaactgCGTACTGTCATGTCCTCCTTACCATTTTACATGCTTTGTGCCCTCTAGGAACTGAGCAGGGGAAGTTGCAATCCATTGCATCTTGGTGTAACTGCAGTTTAACCTGCACCTAGAGCACCAGTGCCATTTGACAAAGGTGATGCACCTAACGCTTAAGCGCAGACCAGCACATCACTCACCTTAGCTAGCCTGATAAAAACTTGTTTTAATGATCTGAGCAATATATAGTGATTCAGCAGGCACATACTCAGGTGCCAGTGAGCTGTAAACTACAGGCTAAGTCAGTCTTGTGGCAAGTAAGTTTACAGTACAGATTGTGGGAGAATACATTGACTAAGTTATTGCCTAAGGCTCCCGCGGGCTGCATTCCCAGCTTGGGAGCCAGCAATGCCACAGGACTATGTTGCCATCTTGGAATGTACAATTGCTTGGTCTGAGCATCACCAGGAGCCACCTGTGCAGGATGGAGACcaagcccccagcccagctctgctgcctggggctggctgtgcctcGGCAGTGCCTGGGCAAAGCATGCAAGTTAAGTCAAACCAGCAAGGATCCCCATGAACACACAGCCCAGGGCCTacccagagcagctgtgatTCTTGCATGAACTGTATGTGGTGCTGATATGAAATTTTATAAATTGattacaattttttcttttttttaagtaaaagtgCTCTCTGTTGCTCTGGCTTCATGAATCATGACACCACCTACAGTTTTAAGAATCATATTTTTGTATTAAGTGAACTACaatctcttccctccttccttgtacctcctctcttttcccttccccttccttcctttgccCTTGCCCTGTGCTGCTTGCTGTTGTGTTAAATATGAGATCAGGCAAACCCCAAAGGtcagtttacatttttatgttttgtttttgcagatCTCCATCACAGATGGAATTTTTGCTGGTCATTTCTTGGAACCAATCCATTAGCAGGACAAACCAAAAGGAGAGAACGCAGTGAAAACAAACCCCATGGCAGAgatggaggaaagaagaatCAAACAAGCAGAAATCAGTTTTCCACTGGGGTTGGATTTGCTAAGGGCTGGCTCACGATGACTTGTACCACGTAGTCCTTTGGGATTTTCAGCTCCTCCAGTTTCATTTTGTCTGCCAGTGGCCTGCCCGAGAAGAACCAGCGCTGGCTGCCCGGCTCCACTCCCTCCACCGCATGCAGGCGCCTCTTCATGTGGTATACTGTGTCCATGCTGCGGACCATGAGTTTGAGATCTTTGCCTGTGGACAGGCGCAAACGAAGCTGGCATTCATGCCCTGAATTGGGTGGGGGATCAGGAATATCCAGAGTCTCCAGGTCACCCTTCTCCTCTATCATGTTGATAGGTGGGGCGAGGCAGTAGACGGGGAGCTGGTACCGGTTGCCCAGTTCATCATAACACTCTGTAAGAGCACCTTTAGGAgacaagaggaggaaaaaattagtATGAATGCATGTTACATTTAACATTGAAGTGGTCACACTCAGAAGCGCTGACCCTGCTGTTAAACCATCTCAACAACTATATCTACATTCAGGCTTTAAAGGACtgatacaaaacaaacaaacaaacaaacaaaaaaaaaacaacaaaaaaaaacacgtTTCCATTAAAAATTGCTTCACTTTGTTTTCATATGGAAACATAGGGTTGACTTAGAAGTATCCCCTAAAAGTCAAACACACCCCTCCTTCCAGATAAACCAGGGTAAActtcaaaagcagcaggaaggaagagATGGGGAAGGACAATATTCTCCTCATGTGTTGTTTAGAAGAGGAGTATTTCACCAGCAGTACAGCTTGAGGTTCAGGGCACGTGTGCACCCAGGAAGTGCTACTTGGAAGAATTACATGATACCAAACCCGAGCTCTGAAAGGTAAAATGGCAAAGACCAAAGGCAAAAGACCACTGTGAAAGAAAGATTTTGTAACTTCTCAAACATTCAAAAATTGCTGAAACTATTTCATATAGGACTCATGTTTTAGTGAGCACtgccagaaaaaataaacacgACCACCCAAGCCAGACAACTCTGTGGCTCCATATGGAGAGCGGTGTCACCGCCAGAGCAACAACACCCAGCACATACTTCACATTTGCACAGTGTCTGTAACTCCCATATTCAAAGCCCTGAAGTTTCAGAagggatttttatttccccagGCTCCTGAGAGGTTCCTTGGGATAATCTGGGTGTTTGCGTTGAAAACGCCTGGGCAGTGGCATGCTGCCTTGCATACGGCATTCCTTCTTACAGAAACGGTACAATTGTAACAATGAACTAACAAATACAACGTGCCTTTTTCACAATATGAGACACACTTTATAAAGATGTTTCAAGAACTACCCTGGAAAAATGGCAGCACATTTTTCATAACATTAAGAGTTAAAGTAGGAGAAGGCTGAAAGCAGAGCCCTCTGCATACAGTGCATGTCACCTCTCGCAGTGAGCCAGGAAACAGATGCAGAGGAAGCTGCATCCTAAAATCACAGCAGAAATCCCTTCTTACTGtggttaaaaaaccccagacattCACACTCCAAGCAAATCCTTCTCCCCCGTTTTGAATTTACCTGCTATAACAAGTTTCCACAGTTTTGCCCCTAGATGGGGCACATTCACTTGCAAGATTACCCATCCTATTGTAGTTGAAAATGTTTGAAGAGGAGCCAAGGTCTTGAGCCACagaatattgaagaaaaaaaaaaaccaaccctctgACTCAGCAGTTGTACACACAACACCCAACTGTTCCTTCTTAGAAACTAaggctgtttttttcagttggaggTTTTTTCATGCTGACACGACTTGTCTTAAACTTTGCTGTTTGATCAGCAAAATTACTATGATATGAAGTTATAACTTGGGGACATACTGTGTCACTCAGCCCACTGTGACAGCAGCATCTTGCGCAGGTAATCTTTCTTTTTGACAGAAACCCCCTTTTTTAAGGATAATTTGCATTGATTAAAACACACAGAGGAAATCACTAGCTAAAAGATCAACATTTTAGGTGCAGCTGCTTCTggaggcttttctgtttgtACAGGCTGCTATGCCTTGAGATTTgttgagaaaacaaacaaaaaaaggaaagccagaaaaatatAGTTATACCACTCCTGTGTCATGTCTTGTATCATTTATGGATCTGAGCAAACCAGCTTTTATCAAAACTGTATTGGACCCATACCTTTCACGGTACTTTGTGATTTACAGACCAAGCCCTGAAGTTCCCATACTTAAGTTTTGTTTTACcatgttaattttgttttgtatgcCTGATCTATTTAGCAAATGTCACAGGACTAAATTCTGGATCACAGTTCACAGAAACAAGTAGGTGTAGTTTGCTGctaaaaaaatatccaaacttCAGTAGCCTTTAAATTTACTCAGAGCAGCTAAACTTGCATCATTCTTTGACAtcttattctaaaataaaaacttttaaagaattaattttaagtaCAATAGGGTAACCTTACTAAGGAACTTCATCATTTATATCCTTGTCCAGCTGAACTAACATCAAGGTCAAAGCATATGCTATAAACACCAGATTGCTTAACCATAATCagataaacaatattttaaaaatcttctgaaaCAGCAGCTAGCTTGAAGgtctgtcttttttaaaaaaaaaaaaggaaaaaagaaaaaacacagtagAGGAAACCTCTTGCCATTAAAAACTGCACAGTCTCATCCCAGGCTGAGAAAGTGTTAATGACAAATTGTTAATATAACAACAGATTACCATAAATCTCATTCTTTCACTCATACTGGCAAAAACATCCCTAAGACTTTCAAGTCCTATTACGTACCACTCAAGAACTTTTAAGGTTTTATATATATTCATTAAGCCATAGAAGATAACTGTTGTGAGCAACGAGGCTTTATGAcagcaccacctcctccccagcacacCACAACTGCTGAAGGCCAAGCCAGAGCTCCAGGGACGAGATGAGAGAGTGTTGGTCCTTGCCTCCAAAGAGACAGGga
This genomic interval carries:
- the UBTD2 gene encoding ubiquitin domain-containing protein 2, whose amino-acid sequence is MGGCVGSHHDSSGSLNENSDGTGVALGRNQPLKKEKPKWKSDYPMTDGQLRSKRDEFWDTAPAFEGRKEIWDALKAAAHAFESNDHELAQAIIDGANITLPHGALTECYDELGNRYQLPVYCLAPPINMIEEKGDLETLDIPDPPPNSGHECQLRLRLSTGKDLKLMVRSMDTVYHMKRRLHAVEGVEPGSQRWFFSGRPLADKMKLEELKIPKDYVVQVIVSQPLANPTPVEN